Proteins from a single region of Sinorhizobium alkalisoli:
- a CDS encoding translocation/assembly module TamB domain-containing protein produces the protein MNQVIRFLRLALRYLSAVFAVALVLLLLAIGFLGFTTPGARVVAWAIEKYAATPDQIVRISDPSPLLAGQFTAGSVTLFDGEGIYAEVRDLAIDWSPADLLSMRFDASKVSAGSVRLERMPVPSHETEEVRSTLTPPLDVKVDAFELNEIVIGEAIAGEDQFLTATGSVHATDSSVALAFEASERDRREARAVADLVFDPAGNQLKIEAKLSEPKHGTLAKLLRLSGEPAVDIALTGEGPLSDWAGSGTAALDGTEILRLRGRHVLAADGMHNLTLSGGGAFAPLMPAALKPLFEGTTEIDLAAAFDAESMIRIESGRLSTGALTLNASGRIDSRGENNLQASLAGTDAPVDFRWPIGDGDLRALINTANLSLVGDGQSAILDIAADVASVELPQGSLGDIRLSARSDAFDLQAQRGVLKTTLEIGESRFASAELDRAIQAPFEVEGMLAVAPETIRFDPLTIESASIGGTVSGALDRSSGLIEAAFKLFVIPEVLPPAIAGKFDGTIALSGNLSAEADGRIELSKLEVKSETLAASGSLALAGETLTADLSGQLPDLGRIIDDAAGPAAFRAAIEGPLAKPGIKAEVTSTGATLGGRTLNDLTINADGTVVSGAPQAKVTATGTLDGQPIDLRADVVSQDGRTSVPTIEGTVGGNRLTGRLDLSSGFKPSGTINFDLSDLGLITSMRGQQVSGDLSGTATIETTDSTTSVAIKAQGTHVALGAITVATPEVDIRIADIARPAIMSGQIQAESLALGNNRVSELGITLEQRQAATDFSLQGSYDGAPLTASGEFSQNAGGAEIHLSSVSAAPRGVPLELAGPTAVAIEDGAARLDGLTIRAATGTVTITGTAGDKLDLTARIDALPAGLIDRFAPTLGAQGTISGSAKVSGEAQSPVVDYDLAWSEASVASTRSIEIAARDLNASGKITVTEAAIRFDPTAIEGAEFRGSITGTLDRTSTTAEVEFELTAEPNALPAGLATRFDAPVTVSGKIETGGEATRLSALEITSGTVTATGTAALAEGALTAKVEGALPDLGKLLGDARGQASFNADISGPLDALSLKGEITSSGATLAGRSLTDLTISADATLEPGSPQAKLSATGALDGQAIDVRAEVVSREGRTSIPTLEATIGDNRVTGALDLTQDFRPQGTINFSLPDLGLIAAMAGQQASGDLSGSAAVRTADGTTSVSLNASGSAIKRGALTIAKPFVDISIADVSELAIRGSAKAESVMQGENRVTDVNLTFDQQGERTGFAVDGRYDGSPLTAKGDLARAGDRTEIRLTSFTAAPRNIPLSLAEPAVITIENGVVRLGEMTIRASDGTIDVTGTAGEMLDISARLNALPAGLINTFAPTLEAAGSINGTVEVKGSAGEPVITYDLRWSDASLATTRGAGVAALDVSATGRYAGNRVTVEATVSGPGELSFRGGGHVDLGGTTPLEMTFTGDVPFTLLAGVMAEQGFTLTGSADVNLTLSGSARSPRIAGTLSTSGSRLVDVRRNLALNNLAANVTLDGQQARISDLSANLATGGSIQASGSVGITPGSGFPADMRIRLNDATYIDGTLFMANLTGDLTLTGPLTATPVLGGQMSVRRAAITIPEKLPASLASINIEHRNAPAGVRKMANEVLRDKPADAGVNGDGIIAFNLDVRSPGQFFVRGRGIDAELGGNLTIRGTASQPIVSGGFDMRRGRLEILGKRLTFTEGHIGFGGDLVPTLDLDATSSAGSTTITVTIAGPANNPAVTFSSSPALPQDEILAQLIFNRSLNNLSAFQIAQLATAVSQLAGGGSTSLLDGLRNRLGVDDLDITTDESGGAQLRAGKYLNDRTYIELQQGSDSASSKATINLDIGRGVKLKGSAAGDGSASGGVFFEREY, from the coding sequence ATGAATCAGGTCATCCGCTTTCTCCGGCTCGCATTGCGCTATCTGTCTGCCGTCTTCGCCGTCGCGTTGGTGCTATTGCTCCTCGCCATCGGCTTTCTGGGTTTCACGACGCCCGGCGCGCGGGTGGTCGCCTGGGCGATCGAGAAATACGCGGCAACCCCCGACCAGATCGTTCGCATCTCCGATCCGAGCCCTTTGCTGGCTGGGCAATTCACCGCCGGCAGTGTGACGCTCTTCGATGGAGAGGGCATCTATGCGGAGGTACGGGATTTGGCGATCGACTGGTCGCCGGCGGACCTGCTCTCCATGCGCTTCGACGCGTCGAAGGTCTCAGCCGGCTCCGTCCGGCTGGAACGGATGCCGGTTCCATCGCATGAGACGGAGGAGGTACGCTCGACCTTGACGCCACCGCTCGACGTGAAAGTCGACGCGTTCGAGCTGAACGAGATCGTGATCGGCGAGGCGATCGCAGGTGAGGACCAGTTCCTGACGGCAACCGGCAGCGTTCACGCCACCGATTCGAGCGTGGCTCTCGCCTTCGAGGCATCCGAGCGCGACCGCCGCGAGGCGCGCGCCGTCGCCGATCTCGTGTTCGATCCGGCCGGCAACCAGTTGAAGATCGAAGCAAAGCTTTCCGAACCAAAACACGGGACACTGGCGAAGCTGCTGCGCCTGTCGGGCGAACCGGCCGTCGATATCGCGCTGACCGGCGAAGGCCCGCTCTCCGATTGGGCAGGATCGGGCACCGCCGCGCTCGACGGCACGGAAATTCTTCGTCTCCGGGGGCGCCACGTCCTCGCCGCCGACGGCATGCACAATCTTACGCTTTCCGGCGGCGGCGCTTTCGCGCCGCTGATGCCGGCCGCCCTCAAGCCGCTCTTCGAGGGCACGACCGAAATCGACCTTGCCGCCGCCTTCGACGCCGAGAGCATGATCCGCATCGAGTCCGGCAGGCTTTCCACCGGCGCGCTGACGCTCAATGCCTCGGGAAGGATCGACAGCCGCGGCGAGAACAATCTGCAGGCAAGCCTCGCCGGCACGGACGCCCCGGTCGACTTCCGCTGGCCGATCGGGGACGGAGATCTGCGGGCGCTGATCAACACGGCCAATCTGTCGCTGGTCGGCGACGGGCAATCGGCGATCCTCGATATCGCCGCCGATGTCGCGTCCGTCGAACTGCCGCAGGGTTCCCTCGGCGACATACGGCTGTCGGCGCGAAGCGACGCATTCGATCTGCAAGCGCAGAGGGGAGTGCTGAAGACGACCCTGGAAATCGGCGAAAGCCGTTTTGCGAGCGCGGAACTCGACAGGGCGATACAGGCGCCGTTTGAGGTCGAAGGCATGCTTGCCGTCGCCCCGGAGACGATCCGTTTCGATCCGCTGACGATCGAGAGCGCCAGCATCGGCGGCACCGTCAGCGGCGCACTCGACCGCTCCAGCGGGCTGATCGAGGCTGCGTTCAAGCTTTTTGTGATCCCCGAGGTTCTTCCGCCCGCGATCGCCGGAAAGTTCGACGGCACGATTGCCCTTTCCGGCAATCTCTCAGCCGAAGCGGACGGGCGGATCGAACTGAGCAAGCTTGAGGTCAAGTCGGAAACGCTTGCCGCCTCCGGCTCGCTCGCCCTTGCGGGCGAGACCCTGACGGCAGATCTCTCCGGCCAACTGCCCGATCTCGGCAGGATCATTGACGATGCCGCAGGGCCTGCCGCCTTTCGCGCAGCCATCGAGGGTCCTCTCGCAAAGCCCGGCATCAAGGCGGAGGTGACATCCACCGGCGCCACGCTTGGCGGCCGCACGCTCAACGATCTTACGATCAACGCCGATGGAACGGTGGTATCCGGCGCCCCGCAGGCGAAAGTCACTGCAACCGGCACGCTCGACGGGCAGCCGATCGACCTGCGCGCCGACGTGGTTTCGCAAGACGGCCGCACCTCGGTGCCAACCATCGAAGGAACGGTCGGTGGCAACCGGCTGACCGGCAGGCTCGATCTCAGCTCCGGTTTCAAGCCGAGCGGCACGATCAATTTCGACCTGTCGGACCTCGGCCTCATCACAAGCATGCGGGGCCAGCAGGTCTCCGGCGACCTGTCCGGCACCGCGACCATAGAGACGACCGACAGCACGACATCCGTCGCCATCAAGGCGCAGGGCACCCATGTCGCGCTCGGCGCGATAACGGTCGCTACGCCGGAGGTGGACATCCGCATAGCCGACATCGCCAGGCCGGCAATCATGAGCGGCCAGATCCAGGCGGAGAGCCTCGCGCTCGGGAACAACCGCGTGTCGGAACTCGGCATCACCCTCGAACAGCGGCAGGCCGCAACCGACTTTTCGCTGCAGGGCAGCTATGACGGTGCACCGCTGACCGCATCGGGCGAGTTTAGCCAGAATGCCGGTGGCGCCGAGATCCACCTTTCCTCCGTTTCCGCCGCACCGAGGGGCGTGCCGCTCGAGCTTGCGGGCCCGACAGCCGTGGCGATCGAAGACGGTGCAGCCCGCCTCGACGGGCTGACGATCCGCGCCGCCACCGGCACCGTCACGATCACCGGCACCGCCGGCGACAAGCTTGACCTCACGGCACGAATAGACGCCCTGCCCGCCGGCCTGATCGATCGCTTCGCACCAACACTTGGGGCGCAGGGCACGATTTCGGGCAGCGCCAAGGTAAGCGGCGAGGCTCAGTCGCCGGTCGTCGATTACGATCTCGCCTGGAGCGAGGCTTCCGTCGCATCGACGCGATCGATCGAGATCGCCGCGCGCGACCTGAATGCCAGCGGCAAAATCACCGTCACCGAAGCGGCCATCCGCTTCGATCCGACGGCGATCGAAGGTGCAGAGTTCCGCGGCAGCATTACCGGCACGCTCGACCGGACCAGCACGACGGCCGAGGTCGAGTTCGAACTCACGGCCGAACCGAATGCGCTGCCTGCCGGGCTGGCAACGCGTTTCGACGCGCCCGTGACCGTTTCGGGCAAGATCGAGACCGGAGGAGAGGCCACGCGGTTGAGTGCGCTCGAGATCACCTCCGGGACGGTTACCGCCACCGGTACCGCAGCCCTTGCCGAGGGTGCGCTGACGGCCAAGGTCGAGGGTGCGTTGCCGGACCTCGGCAAGCTTCTGGGCGATGCGCGAGGACAGGCGTCCTTCAATGCCGACATCTCCGGTCCGCTCGATGCGCTGAGCCTGAAGGGAGAGATCACCTCGAGCGGCGCCACGCTCGCCGGCCGTTCCCTGACGGACCTGACGATCAGCGCCGACGCGACGCTGGAGCCGGGCAGCCCTCAGGCGAAGCTCAGCGCGACCGGCGCGCTCGACGGACAGGCAATAGACGTCCGGGCCGAAGTGGTTTCGAGGGAAGGACGCACGTCCATCCCGACGCTTGAGGCGACGATCGGCGACAACCGCGTGACGGGCGCACTCGATCTCACCCAGGATTTCAGGCCCCAAGGCACGATCAACTTCAGTCTGCCCGATCTCGGCCTGATCGCCGCCATGGCCGGGCAGCAGGCCTCCGGCGACCTTTCCGGCTCGGCAGCCGTGCGGACCGCCGATGGCACGACCTCGGTTTCGCTGAACGCCTCCGGCAGCGCCATCAAGCGCGGCGCGCTGACGATTGCCAAGCCCTTCGTGGACATCAGCATCGCCGATGTCAGCGAGCTGGCGATCCGGGGCAGCGCCAAGGCCGAGAGCGTCATGCAAGGCGAAAACCGCGTGACCGATGTCAACCTCACCTTCGACCAGCAGGGCGAGAGGACGGGCTTTGCCGTCGACGGCCGATATGATGGCAGTCCGCTTACCGCCAAGGGCGATCTGGCGAGAGCCGGTGACCGCACGGAAATTCGCCTCACCTCCTTCACGGCCGCTCCGCGGAACATCCCCCTGAGCCTTGCCGAACCCGCCGTGATCACCATCGAGAACGGCGTCGTCCGACTTGGCGAAATGACCATACGGGCGTCGGATGGCACCATTGACGTCACCGGCACTGCGGGGGAAATGCTGGACATTTCGGCGAGGCTGAACGCACTGCCTGCCGGCCTTATCAATACCTTTGCCCCGACGCTGGAGGCCGCAGGCTCGATCAACGGCACGGTCGAGGTCAAGGGAAGCGCCGGCGAGCCCGTCATTACCTATGATCTTCGTTGGAGCGATGCCTCGCTCGCCACCACGCGCGGCGCCGGTGTGGCCGCACTCGATGTTTCGGCCACCGGCCGATATGCCGGCAATCGCGTCACGGTCGAGGCAACGGTGTCCGGTCCCGGCGAGTTGTCCTTCCGGGGTGGCGGCCATGTCGATCTCGGCGGCACCACGCCGCTCGAAATGACCTTTACAGGAGACGTGCCCTTCACGCTGCTTGCAGGCGTCATGGCGGAACAGGGCTTCACCCTCACCGGGTCGGCCGATGTCAATCTTACGCTCTCAGGTTCCGCAAGGTCGCCGCGGATCGCAGGCACCCTATCGACAAGCGGCAGCCGTCTCGTCGACGTCCGGCGCAATCTCGCCCTCAACAACCTCGCGGCCAATGTCACGCTTGACGGGCAGCAGGCAAGGATCTCCGATCTCTCGGCCAATCTTGCAACGGGCGGATCGATCCAGGCAAGCGGCAGCGTCGGCATAACGCCAGGCTCCGGCTTCCCGGCGGATATGAGAATCCGCCTGAATGATGCCACCTATATCGACGGCACCTTGTTCATGGCCAATCTTACGGGGGATCTGACGCTCACGGGTCCGCTCACCGCAACGCCGGTCCTCGGCGGCCAAATGTCGGTCCGCAGAGCGGCGATCACGATTCCCGAGAAGCTGCCGGCTTCGCTGGCCTCGATCAACATCGAACACAGGAATGCGCCGGCTGGGGTCCGGAAGATGGCGAATGAGGTGCTCCGGGACAAGCCGGCCGATGCCGGCGTCAACGGCGACGGCATCATTGCCTTCAATCTCGACGTCCGTTCGCCCGGGCAGTTCTTCGTGCGCGGACGCGGCATCGATGCCGAACTCGGCGGGAATCTCACGATCCGCGGCACGGCCAGCCAACCGATCGTCTCAGGCGGCTTCGACATGCGGCGTGGTCGCCTCGAGATCCTTGGGAAGCGTCTGACCTTCACGGAAGGCCATATCGGCTTTGGCGGCGATCTCGTACCGACTCTCGACCTCGACGCGACCTCGAGCGCGGGCTCGACGACCATTACCGTCACCATCGCCGGCCCCGCCAACAATCCGGCGGTGACCTTCTCCTCCTCCCCGGCGCTGCCGCAGGACGAAATCCTGGCGCAACTGATCTTCAACCGGTCGCTGAACAACCTGTCGGCCTTCCAGATCGCGCAACTTGCCACCGCAGTCAGCCAGCTCGCCGGCGGCGGCTCGACCTCGCTGCTCGATGGTCTGCGCAACAGGCTCGGCGTCGACGATCTCGACATCACCACCGACGAAAGCGGCGGCGCACAGCTGCGCGCCGGCAAGTACCTCAACGACCGAACCTATATAGAACTGCAACAGGGCTCCGACTCGGCGTCCAGCAAGGCGACGATCAATCTCGATATCGGCCGCGGCGTGAAGCTGAAGGGCTCGGCGGCCGGCGACGGCTCGGCATCCGGCGGCGTCTTCTTCGAGAGGGAATACTAA
- a CDS encoding VOC family protein produces MLGFPGGPQARQICIKLFVRHGEEERAIAFYRDVFGAELLRRHEWSGILTSADLCVGDSLFRVAGANPRRDAEPRLGGPRSPHALGTTAAILELHVDDVDRVLERAIGAGASLRNAVETLPTGDRVGALIDPFGHIWALFTLTDEGEVLDTFTAERNAA; encoded by the coding sequence ATGCTCGGTTTTCCAGGCGGCCCGCAGGCGCGGCAGATTTGCATAAAACTGTTCGTCAGGCATGGGGAAGAGGAGCGCGCGATCGCCTTCTATCGTGACGTCTTCGGTGCGGAACTCCTCCGTCGCCATGAATGGAGCGGGATTTTGACGAGCGCGGATCTCTGCGTCGGCGATTCCCTATTCAGGGTGGCGGGCGCCAATCCGCGCCGGGATGCGGAACCGCGGCTCGGCGGTCCGCGCTCGCCGCACGCTCTCGGCACGACCGCGGCAATTCTGGAACTCCATGTCGACGACGTGGATCGGGTGCTCGAGCGCGCGATCGGCGCCGGCGCAAGCCTGCGCAACGCAGTCGAGACGCTGCCAACGGGGGATCGCGTCGGCGCGCTCATCGATCCCTTCGGTCACATCTGGGCGCTCTTCACGCTCACGGACGAGGGGGAGGTGCTGGACACGTTCACCGCCGAGCGGAATGCCGCGTGA
- a CDS encoding Lrp/AsnC family transcriptional regulator, translating into MDDLDQALISALRQNSRTPVSTLSALTGVSRATVAARIDRLVTNGTIAAFTIRTGSEISASGVRAVVMIEVHGKMADRVAEQLRGLPQVRALHSTNGRWDFIAELEDRDLASFDATLRRIRLIDGITITESNILLKTSKMAGAY; encoded by the coding sequence ATGGACGATCTCGATCAAGCGCTCATCAGCGCGCTGCGGCAAAATTCGCGAACACCCGTGTCGACGCTTTCCGCCTTGACCGGCGTTTCGCGAGCGACGGTTGCTGCGCGGATCGATCGATTGGTGACAAATGGCACGATTGCCGCCTTCACCATCCGCACCGGATCGGAAATCTCCGCCTCCGGCGTACGCGCCGTGGTCATGATCGAGGTGCACGGCAAGATGGCCGACCGCGTGGCCGAGCAATTGCGGGGTCTGCCGCAGGTGCGGGCGCTGCACAGCACCAACGGCCGGTGGGACTTCATTGCCGAACTCGAGGATCGCGATCTTGCAAGCTTCGACGCGACCCTGCGGCGCATCCGGCTGATCGACGGCATCACGATCACGGAATCGAACATCCTGCTCAAGACCAGCAAGATGGCCGGGGCATATTGA
- the rocF gene encoding arginase has protein sequence MKTITLIGAPIEEGSGRRGAAMGPTALRIAGIDTVLAELGHGVEDEGDFRPSAARDLASHPGANNLQMVAAFTRALNDAVHDAARKGHVPIILGGDHALSMGSVSGMARHADEVGRPLFVLWLDAHADFNSPATSPSGNMHGMPVAFFCGEAEFAPILAPDRPLVDPKRVFQVGIRSVDARERDEIADHGVNVYDMRAVDELGMAHIMRHILDEVRAANGLLHVSLDVDFMDPELAPGVGTTVPGGATFREAHLIMEMLYDSGLVSSLDLVELNPFLDDRGRSARVLVELTASLFGRRILDRPTRGA, from the coding sequence ATGAAAACCATCACATTGATCGGCGCACCCATCGAGGAAGGCTCCGGCCGCCGCGGCGCGGCCATGGGCCCGACGGCGCTTCGGATCGCCGGCATCGATACGGTTCTTGCTGAACTCGGCCATGGGGTCGAGGACGAAGGCGATTTCCGGCCTTCCGCGGCGCGCGACCTCGCCAGCCACCCGGGCGCCAACAATCTGCAGATGGTTGCCGCTTTCACCCGGGCGCTCAACGATGCGGTGCACGACGCCGCCCGCAAGGGGCATGTTCCGATCATCCTGGGCGGCGACCACGCGCTCTCGATGGGCAGCGTCTCCGGAATGGCGCGACATGCAGACGAAGTGGGTCGGCCGCTCTTCGTGCTTTGGCTCGACGCCCATGCCGACTTCAATTCGCCGGCGACCTCTCCCTCGGGCAACATGCACGGCATGCCCGTTGCGTTCTTCTGCGGCGAGGCCGAGTTCGCCCCGATCCTTGCGCCGGACCGGCCGCTGGTCGATCCGAAGCGGGTGTTCCAGGTGGGCATCCGCTCGGTGGATGCGCGCGAACGCGACGAAATCGCCGATCACGGGGTAAACGTCTATGACATGCGGGCCGTCGACGAGCTGGGCATGGCCCATATCATGCGGCACATCCTGGATGAGGTGCGCGCTGCAAACGGCCTCCTGCATGTGAGCCTCGATGTCGACTTCATGGATCCGGAGCTCGCGCCGGGCGTCGGCACGACGGTTCCGGGCGGCGCCACCTTCCGCGAAGCCCATCTGATCATGGAAATGCTCTACGACAGCGGCCTCGTCTCCTCGCTTGACCTGGTCGAACTCAATCCCTTCCTCGACGACCGCGGCAGGAGCGCCCGCGTCCTGGTCGAACTCACCGCAAGCCTTTTCGGCCGCCGCATCCTCGACCGGCCGACCCGCGGCGCCTGA
- a CDS encoding chemotaxis protein CheW, which yields MTGTLKTAGFDGETLEIIAFRLHDQEFCVKTTTIREIRGWAPSTPIPHSPPEVIGVMNLRGTVIPIIDLAHKLGMKTTVANERSAIVVAEVHNMVIGLVVDRVSDILTVQGSQVQPVPEVTASFDKSFAEGVIANESGMICFLNLSRMFKEREVEDLAA from the coding sequence ATGACAGGCACATTGAAAACGGCCGGCTTCGACGGCGAAACGCTGGAAATCATCGCGTTCCGCCTCCATGATCAGGAATTCTGCGTCAAGACGACGACCATTCGCGAGATCCGCGGCTGGGCGCCGTCGACGCCCATCCCGCATTCGCCACCGGAAGTAATCGGCGTGATGAACCTGCGCGGCACCGTTATCCCGATCATCGACCTTGCCCATAAACTGGGCATGAAAACGACCGTCGCCAACGAGCGCAGCGCCATCGTCGTCGCCGAGGTCCACAACATGGTGATCGGCCTCGTCGTCGATCGCGTCTCCGACATCCTCACCGTCCAGGGCAGCCAGGTGCAGCCGGTGCCGGAAGTGACCGCCTCGTTCGACAAAAGCTTCGCCGAAGGCGTTATCGCCAACGAGTCCGGCATGATCTGCTTCCTCAACCTATCGCGGATGTTCAAGGAACGCGAGGTGGAAGACCTCGCGGCCTGA
- a CDS encoding formate dehydrogenase subunit delta, whose product MSSENFNAKLIYMANQIATFFQSQPADEAAAGVATHINKYWEPRMRRKLFEHIEQGGEGLKPLVLEAASKIRRPEAA is encoded by the coding sequence ATGTCCTCTGAGAATTTTAATGCAAAGCTCATCTACATGGCGAACCAGATCGCCACGTTCTTCCAGAGCCAACCGGCGGACGAGGCGGCCGCGGGCGTCGCGACGCACATCAACAAGTATTGGGAGCCGCGCATGCGCCGCAAGCTGTTCGAGCATATCGAGCAGGGCGGCGAGGGGCTGAAGCCTCTGGTGCTGGAAGCGGCTTCGAAGATCCGGCGGCCGGAGGCGGCGTAG
- the fdhD gene encoding formate dehydrogenase accessory sulfurtransferase FdhD, translated as MTRFQTTQTVPERARRAGKRVGQSRVVPEEVPVALTYGGSTHAVMMATPADLEDFAVGFSLTEGIIADPDQIEAIDVVAEEKGIDLQITLKDEVNEALRLRRRHMAGPVGCGLCGIESIEQAVRSTPDVSTSPLKLSDEDVVKAVGLLDGQQPLHNQTRAVHGAAFYVPGRGLVAVREDVGRHNALDKLTGAAARAGFRGAQGAVVVTSRVSVEMVQKTAIAGSPIIIAISAPTALAIRAAEEAGMTLVALVRGDEFEIFTHAERIERSEEVARLAARVPLTR; from the coding sequence ATGACCCGCTTCCAGACGACGCAGACGGTTCCCGAGCGGGCGCGGCGTGCCGGCAAACGTGTCGGTCAATCGCGCGTGGTACCGGAGGAAGTGCCGGTCGCCCTGACCTATGGCGGCTCCACCCATGCGGTGATGATGGCGACCCCCGCCGATCTCGAGGATTTCGCCGTCGGCTTCAGCCTGACGGAGGGCATCATCGCCGATCCGGATCAGATCGAGGCGATCGATGTCGTGGCCGAAGAAAAGGGGATCGACCTGCAAATCACTCTCAAGGACGAGGTGAACGAGGCCCTGCGGCTGCGCCGCCGCCACATGGCGGGGCCGGTCGGCTGCGGGCTCTGCGGGATCGAATCGATCGAGCAGGCCGTGCGCTCTACGCCCGACGTGTCGACATCGCCCCTGAAGCTCAGCGATGAGGACGTGGTCAAGGCAGTCGGGCTTCTCGACGGGCAGCAGCCCCTGCATAACCAAACGCGCGCCGTGCATGGCGCGGCGTTCTATGTGCCGGGGCGGGGCCTGGTTGCCGTTCGCGAGGATGTCGGCCGCCACAACGCGCTCGACAAGCTGACCGGGGCTGCGGCACGCGCCGGCTTCAGGGGCGCCCAGGGAGCCGTCGTCGTCACCTCCCGCGTGTCGGTCGAAATGGTCCAGAAGACCGCCATCGCCGGTAGCCCGATCATCATCGCCATCTCGGCACCGACGGCGCTTGCTATCCGCGCGGCAGAGGAAGCGGGCATGACGCTGGTCGCGCTCGTGCGCGGCGACGAATTCGAAATCTTTACCCATGCCGAACGCATAGAGCGGAGCGAGGAAGTCGCGCGGCTTGCCGCCCGCGTCCCCCTCACGCGCTGA